From Danio aesculapii chromosome 9, fDanAes4.1, whole genome shotgun sequence:
aaatgtaagtattttacgttttgtcagtttagtggttaaattgtatgaatttgtcCAAGTTCAGTCGTttgaaaatatatgattttaaaaaggaggcgtggcacccaactccgcccctaaatccaaccgtcactggggataagcaaatcgtactaaattgtacgaataaaATCAtaagaattcatacgaattagccattaaatcaaagttacaaattgctgtgagatgtTTGTTggcatgtctgctgtcctgtgccagttcattATCGTCATTCCCTCCTGTCATGTTCCTGCCTTGTCTTGTCCTGCTCTTCCCTGCCAGTCAAGTTTGCTTTGTTAATTGTCAGTTAAGTGTCAAACCTtgacacttttgtacttttatgaCTTTACAGGAAGGTTGTATAAGTTCATGTTACTTAATCTGAGtcaatgtttattatttgttcatgttaactaatgcattaactacaCATTGCTATATTTGTAAGTTTACAGAGATTTAGTATTgctgaataaatgtgttgttcattgctaGGTTGACTAATCCATTAACAAATACGTTAGTGTATGCGCAAGTAAACATCAgcttattattaggctattaatGTGAAGAGATTCATTAGAACGTGCAAGTTAACATTAAGAAAGATTATGTGATGTTGAGCaaagtcattatatatatatatatatatatatatatatatatatatatatatatatatatatatatatatatatatatatatatatatatatatatatatatatatataaaatcaacgAAGCAGTTTTCATATCAAGTTCACTTATCACATATAGCATGGATTTAGTTGAAAAAAGTATGacttctaaaaaaaattataataaaaatactctCAAAATAATTATTGGTATGTTAAAGGTAGTGTATAATGTCTGCACCAATCAGAAATGTACTCTTTGCTTTGCACAGCATAACCTGAAATCCATTATGTACTTTCAAATTTACATGTGTTTGAAGTAAATTATCAGTGTCtatataattatgtaaatttCAACAGCAGCGTAATCTCACAGCTACCATGTAAACTCAGTTGTTAGTGTGATTATCCATGTGCACACACTATCAGTATCACATCACAcaccagaaaaaacaaaaacaattgttgGAATGGACACATTTAAGTAACTGTCTTTATATAGTAGAATTATTATCAGCTTATTATATCAGTAGAACTTCCATTTAAGAGAAAGTTCTTTGACAGAATATTGTACAAACTCCAAAAATGGGATTTAAGCATTATGTAGTAATGGATGATTCAATTaaatcaattcatgtttatttctatagcgcttttacaatgtagattgtgtcaaagcagcttaacatagaagattattaactgaaactgtgtcagtccagttatTAGAGTTGAAACTCAGTTTAGTttggtgtggtttaattttcactgttaaaagtccaaacactgaagcgcAAATCCATCGATGACTGATAAACAAGACTTTAAAACATGGTTTTGATATGAAAAATTAAAGATTCCATGATACACACAATTTATAGTCAAATAACCCAAGCTCACACAGTTTGTCCTTTTCAAATGAATGTCTTTTATTCATCTGCAACTTTTGATAATAAAAGTAGCAAATGTGCAATGTACAAATCATTTGCGCATTTCAATATACTCTATATGTAGTTCAGAGCTCATGGAAAACATCACAATGAACCGATAACTCCCAATTTCTGCAACACAAGGAATCTGAGATGAACAAACTCTAAACCAAATCCCACAACAGAAACAACTGCTAAAAACGTCAATTAAGTAATAATGTAAAAGATAAAATGGATAAAACCACATAAACAAAAATCCTTTGTTGTCATAAAGGCTATGTTGAAACAAGTACATTAATGAGTGACATTACATGAAATAACAGTGCTTTAAAATTCACATATAAGTGCCTTCAAAAAAGTTCTGAACCTCATCATTTCACTAGTAAATGCATGGATTAATATTCAAAAACTTTGGATGTTGGTTTGGAATCTTGTGGTGTATCCAAATGCCAGCAATCAAAACTGATGAAAATGTGCTCACAGTATATTTTGTAATCTCATATCAGGTTTGGATGAGAACAGTTATTCTGGATCTATCTCGCACAGTTACAGCAGCTCATCAAATTTTCACGTTcatatttaagtaaatttaatttGACTAATAAAGATGGCTCTCATTCACTTTGTGATTAAGGTCCAACATAATATTGACCGTGCAATATATCAGTACTGCCATGAATGAGAATAATATAATCTGAGAAATAAATAGGAATCATTGAATAACACTCAAGGATCATACAAATCTAAAACAAAATTGATTGATTTGAAAGCAAATATGTAAAAGAGCTATATGtaactttttctttttattcatgTATCTCTTTTCCAAAAATGACCTGTGGAAAAATGGCTCTAAAAGcctatttttaatttacaattgaAAACATTCAGACCTAAAACAAATCCCCAGTCCATGTTATTGGAAATCATAATGACTTTTGGAAGGcccttaacatttattttaacgcGTTGCCCCTTTACATTATGACTCTTGATAATaaagctattaataataatatctctTGGTGTTATAGAGGCCAGCAGGGgctgctcaacctgtggtctgtgtgagtcttaatgccccagtatagtgaagggaactctatactgctcagtgagcaccgtcttttggatgagacgttaaaccgagttcctgactctctgtggttgttaaaaatcccaggatatccttcaaaaaaagagtaggggtttaaccctgacATCCTGGACAAATATTtggccactggcctctgtccatcatggcctcctaaccatcccaatatgataattggcttcatcacgctGTCTCCTCTTCACATTagctggtgtgtgtggtgtgcggtctggcgcaatatggctgccgtcgcatcatccagacggatgttgcacactggtggtggatgaagagacCCTATGTATAAAGAACTTTGAGTGTCTAAAAAAGCGCTATatgaggaattattattattattattattattattattattattatgataattgaTTAATGAATTTCTGTTGCATCGTTAGGTCAGATTTTCATTCAACAAAGACTGTGATGATAATAAAACAATGTTGTGAGTTTgcacttaaagaaaaaaaagttacatcTGCATAGAAAATCCCTCTCGCCAATTTCATATTCACTAAGGCCATCTCAGCAGTTCCCCTTTGTCTGAACAAATGGAGCATTCAACAGCAGATCAACAACAGGCAATGCCTGTTACTGCAGCTATACTCAAATTCTTCCTCTAGAAGAACAAGATACTGTTTTGCGCAGCAATCAGAATCGGACATCCCAGTCTTGATGACTTTGAGATATCATAATATCAGATTTCAAAATAATTGACAGTGTTCTCGAGCAGCAGTCTTTCAGGAAATAGTTGTGAGGGTTTTAGTAACATCCTCAAAACCTGTGGCTGCATTttatgagtgatctgtgttgtgATGATAACATCTTTTTTCACATAAATCATGTCATATTCCCAAAAAGAAGGCTGAAAGCAGtgtctttgtggagtttgctttACACAAAAGGcaattggtgttttgtttttcaaaaaaagtACCTCTAAAGTCAATAGTCAAAGAAATAAagtacaaacaaaaaaacaacaatacagcAAATCACATAGAGTTACAGATACAATTCACATGAATGGACCAAACAGTCAATTATTTGTGAACGTACAGCAATGGTACAACACCTTAGAGACATGGCAactttaaagcaaaataaatatactttttttaaataaaacttttacatCATAATAAACTCCCAACCATTTCTTTCTTAAAaggaattattttcatttttgtcacACAAAACTTTGGAAACACAACTTCAGTTATACAGGTGACAAATTTACGAggtcaagttttaaaaaaaacttggCGGTGCTTACAATGATATAtttgcttatatgaaagacaactTTACACATTTAAGTACTATATCAAAGATTCACTAAGAAACAGAAATAACCTGAGGCAAAAAACTGACCTCAATTCGGTTTGGAGTGCACATATTAAGGCAAAATTCACAGAGGAAAAAAGCAGTATAGGCCAAGCCTACATTAGCTTAGCTCAACTAACTCTAAGCTATATAAATGCTACTGTTTCATTAACGCATTTAGTCATCAAAATGCCATGAAGAACagttcaaatataaatattttaaggtGTGACAGAGctgaagagaaaaaataaataacttctaTCAGTACGATTCGACATTTTTAGAGTCCCTAAACGGAAGTTATAAAAAGAAAGATAACTCACACTGTAAATATTACAGACCCTAGGCGGCTTGTATTAACAAATAGTTCATATAAATGTGTCGACTTTCACACAGGCCTTAAAGTACTGCACGAATCACACATTACAATGAGAAGTACACAAACATGAAAATACCCAGCAAACAGATCAAAACCAGGCATATGTTAAGTAACAGCTTGATCTTAGGAGGTTCGTGAAGCATTTCTCGAATAGTTTCTTCATCTTCTTTAATGAATTTGGGTTCGACGACAGACGTTTTTTCCTTGTGACAACAAATCCAGTCAAACACTTGCAGGCAGCTCTCATCATCACACTTgctttcatcattcattttcacaAGCTTTGCATGACCGTTGCCGTATAGCTCCATTGGTGTGGATGCCTCTGTGTTGGGAGTCGTGGGATCTTGGTCACAGGGGGATGGCAGAAGAAGTTTAATGTCAGCCCCGTCAAGGCATTTCTCCTTCTGGACATCCTCAGGCACATCTTTCTTAAGGACACCATTACCACTGCCATTAGTGAGTTTGTACATCTCCTCTCGTTCAGTCACAACAAGCCTCTTCAGTTTCCTCAAGCCCCACATTGTGGTCCGCTTGACCCTCTCCTCATCTGGAGGTGAAGTACATAGACTGACAACCACAGCCACCAACCCGGAGAGCCAAAACAGTCCGGCGGCGATGTACATGTAGTGGATACGAGTGATAAAAGCTGGACGTTCATCTGGTTGATCACACTTTGGCTCACGATAAATAAAGCCTAGTAAAAGCCGGGTGGTGCCTAGCACAAAGCCAGTCATGCCACCACAAAATGCACCGATCTCATTGCAGCGTTTCCAGAAGACTCCGAGCAGAAAGAGGGCAGCAATGGGAGGCGTGAGGTATCCTGCCACTTCTTGGATGTACAGGTACATCTGGCCGCCTTGCATCTCAATAATGACTGGCACCCAAGCAATGCTGATAGCCACCATGAAGATTACAAATATCCTGCCGATCACCACCAGCTCCCGTGAGGAGGCACGTGCACGCAGCATTTTATAAATGTCCAAAGTGAAGATGGTGCTTGCGCTGTTAAAAATGGAGTCCAGGTCGCTCATGAGGGCGGCGATCATCACGGCCATCATCAGGCCTCTGAGACCCACCGGCATCACACTCATGACCAGCCGAGGGTAGGCGATGTTGGAGCAGCCGGCTTGACTGCCGCACACAGCCATACAGTGCTCCGGTCCAATGCATGCCAGCTCATCTGGAAACAAAATCCGGGAGATCATTCCTGGAATAACGATGATGAACATGGGAAGGATCTTGAGCACTCCTGCCATAAGTGTGGAGCCTTTAGCATGAGCGATATTCTTGGCGGCTAACACTCTCTGTACGATAACCTGGTCAGCACACCAGTACCAAATGGATGAGGGTGTTTGACCCAACAGGAAGCCTGGCCAGGGTATGTCCTCATCAAGTGGTCCTCTTAGGAGCTTGAGGGAATCTGGCTTGGGATAGATTCGACAGGAGTTTTTGTACTCAAAGCTGAAGTTGCTGCTAGCCAGGATGGCTGTGACATTGGGAACTGCTTCCATGTACTTTTCCCGCACCCCCTCCAAACCGCCCACCTTGATCAGGCTGATGATGGTAAGGGTGAGCGCACCACCAATCATGAGAACGGCCTGTAGAGTGTCTGTGTAGATCACTGCGACCAATCCACCGGTCACTGTCAGCAAGGCAGTCATGCTGATGAGCAAGATGATGGACAGATAGAGGTTCCAGCCAAGAGACTCCTGAATGAAAAGAGCTCCCGCGTACAAATCCACAGAGAGTTTAGTAAAGATGTACAGTAGAAGTGAGAGGCCTGCAAAGTAAATCTTCAGCCGCTTGCCTCCATAGCGCTTGGAGAGGTACTCTGGCATGGTGTAAACTCCAGAGTGGATGTAAACTGGGATGAACACCCAGCCGAGCAGCTGCAGAAGCAGGAGGGCGTTAAACTCCCAGGCGGCCACTGCAAAACCACTTGCTGCACCGGAACCAGCCAGTCCAATGAAATGCTCGCTACCAATGTTGCTGACAAACAGTGAGGCACCTATCACCACCCAATTCATTGTTCGACCTGCCAGGAAGTAGCCACTGACCGTGCTGTGGTTGGCCTTCCACATGGCGAGCAGCCCAATTACAAGCACAAGGACAAAATAAAGTGCAACAACTGTAATATCCGCCGCCTCCATTGCTGGTCCCGTTTTTAACATGTTTACGTTATTATTACAGTTACAAATTGCTTACTTTAGTAAAGATTCTAGCAAATGCATATACAATCGCTTATTCCTTTGGTTTGCTGTCTTTCTTGAAGGAAAGGGAAGCATCTGTCAGATGAATTTCTATTTGgtctttgttttgtatttgttaatcCAACGGTGCTTTCATGAACACAAGAGTTATTTTGGGGAGGATGTCTCTGGCATCTGGTCTAGAAATGGCAAGAGTTTGCATTCCTGCAAGACAGCAAACACAAAGAAAGAGAAAATCAGGGCAACTCATTATTACTAGTCAGTGACTATAAATCACCACTAATAAAGAAAATAGCttttcaataaaacttttattgataACATTGTCTCAGATATTATCTGCTGCACAATGTACAGtaaaagtttagaaaaaaaagGCATAAATTTCTGATGTTTTATTGATTCATTGTTATTGGATAATAGTACATAGTTgagcatttttatttacttttatttattttacattaacttTACATCacttcatatttaaaaataatactataAAGACAGTAGAGCTGTTGCTAAAAATCAATAATGCATTGATTCTGAGATTTTTAAACTGCATCACTGTTCTCTCTTGCATTGATTCTGAGCtaagattttaacagcagatggcaccgcatgctttacaaacagccataCTGTGCTTGCATCtaattccttacaaataccacttgaacctaaaataatctCTAATAAAGTTAGGACAGGTTTAAGCGTATTGCAagtgagctgtgtttacattaatcttgtTAATAGCTCCACCTCATGAGCGTTTGAGTATATGGTTAAAAACCAAATACTAGCCTAACCCtagtgtcatctgctgttaaaagctcagaattgattcaagAGTGAGaagtgatgcattttgaaaatcacaGAATAAATGCAGAATTGATTTCTTGATGGATTGTTCACCCCAGCTGTAAAAGACAGCAATACAGTTTTAAGCAAATCTCAAAATATGCAACAGCTTTCaatctaaatattataatatagtacAACATTTAATATGACTTCAGCTCAAAGAGTTATTATTTAatctaattcaataaaatatagaATCTTGATTTAAATACTAGCCATTTATCAGAAATAACAAGAAAATAACCATCAGCATATCATGATcagtatataattaaaataaatgtataataataaaacactaatGTTCTgattaataaacattacaaagtctgtatttttcatgtttaaacataataaaataacaatcaaacatttattgcaataaacagatTCTTCTGCAAAACtttatgaaaacaaaattgtTTTCCCAACATTTATTGAGACCTTATTTTCAACAGAATTTGCCTAATATCTTTATTTAAAGGAAATTCATGTTTTGATCATAAACTGTGTTGCTATATCTCCCCCATGTCTCCCATTCATTATCGCCTAGGTTTAAATGCTTGCATAACTTAAATATACGAAAATGTGCCGCATCATTTCCCAATCCTCTGCTCTGCCATCTGAAAACTATACCAGCTCAGACTTCAGGCAGTAAGTCCTTGTGAATCATAGAGCAGATTATTGCATAACACTACACTGGTGGGTTCTAACAGCGAGCTTAACATCCCATCTAACAACATGCTTGAGGTCAGCCTGCAACAGCTCTGATAATTATCCAAACCATTAATGTTGAGCTTTAAAGCGGAAATGCGAAGATTTAAAAGTAACCACACACAATCAGCTAAACCCAATATCTTAAAAATTAAGGAATGACGGAAAGCAGTAACTACTGCCGTCTGTTGGTATTACCATGAAACTGCTTTTATAAGCAGCATAATGCATCTCACATTTGCAACAGATTTATGCTTACAGCACAATGCAAACTTCCTATGTTACTGCCTAACGCTGGGAGGCATTTgcccaacccttatcaaacaagCTCTGCTTATTTCCTCTCATTACCTGTTTTAATCTCTCAAACATGAATAAAGTCACATAATGGTAAAACTCCAGCACTTCTCTTTACCTTCTTTTTAAACGGACAAGATTACTAGTAACCAGAAATGTTACCTATATTTGAGATTTTCAATTGTACAGCTCTCTGAGTTGCATATGCGGCATGACGCAGGACAAGTATAATTACATTATGACTATTTAGTCACTCCAAAACTAATATGAACGTTTTGAAGACTACAAAAATAGATGAAAGACAGAGTAACAGTCTTTGTTTCAACCAGGGGCGGATTAGTAATTTTGggaccctaagcaattccagccatggggccaaAGTCCTGAAATGctccctttctacttttatttatatcACTCAATCATCTATTcgacattttaaattaatgcaatctctacattttaggtgattaattttcttaaaattaatttacaactaaaaataatatatatatatatttttttttttacaaatattactgctggactgctccatgatggatattttatttggtaatattattattattacataactatacattgttataatattatatttgattgtatactaaaatacaataaaattgtatttgtttaactctcaacataaaaaatatggtagaaaacaatgttatatttagtttataggtataatttatacttcgaGACATTTATtggggcccccagatttcctggggccctaaacGGCCggttattggttaaatccacccttGTCTCAACAATAAAAGTAAATGGTGACCTTGAATGCCAGTCTGTAATATTGTCCCTAATGTTACCTTTTGAAATCCACATAAGAAAGAGAGTCCTGGTAAACGTGTAAATTGATGATAtaatttcatttttgaatgaacgACCCCTTTAAATTTACCGACAACCAGCCAGACTGGGATAATCTCTATACGGATCCTCTGGTTGgccaagaaaaaaataataataataaggaaagAGGAGGGGTGAGCAAGGAGGAAAATTTCCACTGCAAACCAACTCGCCTCACTACAACTTTGGATAAGCTCTAGTAACCAATGGCAACAACTATTTTTACGACAGCCTCTGACTATGGACATAGCATAACATTAGTCAAAAATGAATAAGAGTATACAGTAAAGAGAGCTAACTTATACAATACATTTCAAGCATAGGTAACAAAATTTGTCCTGCCTCTGAAAGATAAACAAATATCGACACCTGTCATGATGTCGCATTTGAGCAGTGCGTGGAATTTTACGACGTTTCAACAACACACTGCGACTCGCAAAATTTCTGGAAACGTTCTCTGGAAACGTAAATACTACAACAACACTAACGTAAGACAGAACAATGCGTTAGGTTGTAATGCTTTTATGGTATTCAAGATATCCAGACCTGTCAGTGTACTTTGTGATTCTTCAAACCTAACGTAACGTATACAAGTTTCTTCCGTAAACCTCTGACACCATTCATTTTTTAGATGCTAATGATAACAAAAGACGACGAGCTGTCAAATCCTTGTCAATTCTACACGAAAGATCCCTTCAATTCAGCATATGTACTGCGTCATGACATTTAAAAGACCATACATTAGAAGCCTGAACGTTTATTTAGCAGATGTATTCTGTATTTTGCTAATACATACTactgtatgaataaataattcaaatatggCGCATTTGTAACTTACGTCGCTTCCATAACTTAACGTCATTGTATAAGCCCAAGTCTGTTCACATCAATAGTTCAGTACATTTTTCGATTTCTGCTTGATTAATACTCTCAAGAGACAACTTACCATTTGTATGATATTATggtcttgaaacaaaaaaattgatCGATGCGTTCTCGGAATGAACGAGCAGCTCCAGCCGAAGAGGTGATCCGTCACATCAGTTTCTGACCGCTTCAGCTATAAATTACAAGATTTGTTCGCTGTCAGAAGAGGTCTTTATAAATTCAGAAACAGAAGATGTCAATCCTTGGCAATGAATGGTGTTCAAACCTTCACACGCGCTCTTTTATAAACGTCCATCCTCTCCGCTTCTTCCGTTGCACACACGCCTTGTGAAATGTGGTGTTGTAAAGTGACGTGGCCCTCGAGTATACGCCCACTTTAGTCatacataccccccccccccccccccccccccccaaaaaaaaaaagtcacacacacccCGGTGAAGGTTTGATTTGTGCCAACTTTATCGAAGTATACACTGTTTACAAGTCACATGTCGTCCATActgtaatattgtttttattgatcTTGTTCTGTCATTTATGGAAGACTATTTACACAATACATTATAC
This genomic window contains:
- the slc5a3b gene encoding sodium/myo-inositol cotransporter — protein: MLKTGPAMEAADITVVALYFVLVLVIGLLAMWKANHSTVSGYFLAGRTMNWVVIGASLFVSNIGSEHFIGLAGSGAASGFAVAAWEFNALLLLQLLGWVFIPVYIHSGVYTMPEYLSKRYGGKRLKIYFAGLSLLLYIFTKLSVDLYAGALFIQESLGWNLYLSIILLISMTALLTVTGGLVAVIYTDTLQAVLMIGGALTLTIISLIKVGGLEGVREKYMEAVPNVTAILASSNFSFEYKNSCRIYPKPDSLKLLRGPLDEDIPWPGFLLGQTPSSIWYWCADQVIVQRVLAAKNIAHAKGSTLMAGVLKILPMFIIVIPGMISRILFPDELACIGPEHCMAVCGSQAGCSNIAYPRLVMSVMPVGLRGLMMAVMIAALMSDLDSIFNSASTIFTLDIYKMLRARASSRELVVIGRIFVIFMVAISIAWVPVIIEMQGGQMYLYIQEVAGYLTPPIAALFLLGVFWKRCNEIGAFCGGMTGFVLGTTRLLLGFIYREPKCDQPDERPAFITRIHYMYIAAGLFWLSGLVAVVVSLCTSPPDEERVKRTTMWGLRKLKRLVVTEREEMYKLTNGSGNGVLKKDVPEDVQKEKCLDGADIKLLLPSPCDQDPTTPNTEASTPMELYGNGHAKLVKMNDESKCDDESCLQVFDWICCHKEKTSVVEPKFIKEDEETIREMLHEPPKIKLLLNICLVLICLLGIFMFVYFSL